A genomic window from Serratia liquefaciens includes:
- a CDS encoding aldehyde dehydrogenase family protein, with product MPDNNVAVMDSVSRFLDRHHGLYIDGQWCESTAEGRLAVYNPADGQQISSTADANAQDVARAVQSAHQAFISGVWAQRLPAERERILLRYADLVEQHTEELAQLETLEQGKSINIARMFEVGCTLNWMRYTAGLTTKITGQTLDVSIPMPPGAKYQVYTRKEPIGVVAGIVPWNFPLMIGMWKVMPALAAGCSIVIKPSETTPLTLLRMAELATEAGIPPGVFNVVTGKGTGCGKALTEHPLIAKVSFTGSTPVGKNIARAAADRLTRVTLELGGKNPAIVLKDADPQQVIEGLMAGSFLNQGQVCAASSRIYIEAPIYDTLVAGFEQAVKSLSVGPGMDASAQINPLVSSDHRNKVAAYLDDARSKQAELISGATGPDSQGFYIPPTLVINPDDKLNLTREEVFGPVVNLIRVADAEEALRKANDTDYGLTASLWTTSLQAAMAFTPRIQAGTVWVNTHTLIDANMPFGGFKQSGSGRDFGPDWLDAYTESKSVCIRY from the coding sequence ATGCCTGACAATAACGTAGCAGTGATGGACAGCGTTTCGCGTTTTCTCGATCGTCATCATGGGCTGTATATCGACGGCCAATGGTGTGAATCCACCGCCGAAGGCCGGCTGGCGGTGTATAACCCCGCCGACGGACAACAAATTTCCTCCACCGCCGACGCCAACGCACAAGACGTCGCGCGCGCCGTACAATCGGCCCATCAGGCTTTTATCTCAGGGGTCTGGGCGCAACGTTTACCTGCCGAGCGCGAGCGTATTTTATTGCGCTATGCCGATTTGGTTGAGCAACACACCGAAGAACTGGCCCAGTTGGAAACGCTGGAACAGGGCAAGTCGATCAATATTGCCCGCATGTTCGAGGTGGGCTGCACGCTGAACTGGATGCGCTACACCGCCGGGCTGACCACCAAGATCACCGGCCAGACCCTGGACGTGTCGATCCCGATGCCGCCGGGGGCCAAATATCAGGTGTATACCCGTAAAGAGCCGATTGGCGTGGTGGCCGGCATTGTGCCCTGGAACTTCCCGCTGATGATCGGCATGTGGAAAGTGATGCCGGCACTGGCGGCGGGTTGCTCCATCGTGATCAAACCCTCGGAGACTACGCCACTCACCCTGCTGCGCATGGCTGAACTGGCGACCGAGGCCGGTATCCCGCCGGGCGTCTTCAACGTGGTGACGGGCAAAGGCACCGGCTGCGGCAAAGCGCTGACCGAACACCCGCTGATTGCCAAAGTGAGCTTCACCGGCTCCACGCCGGTCGGCAAAAACATCGCCCGCGCGGCGGCGGATCGCCTGACACGCGTGACGCTGGAGCTGGGCGGTAAAAACCCGGCCATCGTGCTGAAAGATGCCGACCCGCAGCAGGTTATCGAAGGCCTGATGGCGGGCAGCTTCCTGAATCAGGGGCAGGTGTGCGCCGCCAGCTCGCGGATTTATATTGAAGCGCCAATATACGACACACTGGTGGCCGGGTTCGAGCAGGCGGTGAAATCCCTGTCTGTCGGGCCGGGCATGGATGCCAGTGCGCAGATCAACCCGCTGGTCTCTAGCGACCACCGCAATAAAGTGGCGGCCTATCTGGATGACGCCAGATCCAAACAGGCGGAGCTGATCAGTGGCGCAACCGGGCCGGACTCGCAAGGGTTCTATATCCCGCCAACGCTGGTGATTAACCCGGACGACAAGCTGAACCTGACGCGCGAAGAAGTGTTTGGCCCGGTGGTCAATCTGATCCGCGTGGCGGATGCTGAAGAAGCGTTGCGCAAAGCCAACGACACGGACTACGGCCTGACCGCCAGCCTGTGGACCACCAGCCTGCAAGCGGCAATGGCCTTTACACCACGCATTCAGGCCGGCACGGTGTGGGTCAATACCCATACGTTAATCGACGCCAACATGCCTTTCGGCGGCTTCAAACAATCGGGCAGCGGCCGTGATTTCGGCCCTGACTGGCTGGATGCTTATACCGAATCCAAATCGGTGTGCATTCGTTACTGA
- the leuE gene encoding leucine efflux protein LeuE, which produces MLESFGVLNLWTYLAGVVFIIILPGPNTLYVLKTGVTRGVRAGYTAALGVFIGDAILIFCAYIGVASLIRTTPFLFTLVRFLGAIYLLFLGAKILYATFIQKNAAQQQQIEGGHSILRKSLTLSLTNPKAILFYVSFFVQFIDFNYAHTGLSFTILALILESVSFIYMTTLIFSGAMLAHFFNHKKGLAKLGNGLIGLLFLGFATRLATLSS; this is translated from the coding sequence GTGTTAGAGAGTTTTGGCGTCCTGAATCTTTGGACCTATTTGGCCGGGGTGGTTTTTATCATCATCCTGCCTGGCCCGAATACGCTGTACGTGCTGAAGACCGGCGTGACGCGTGGCGTACGTGCTGGTTATACCGCCGCGCTGGGCGTGTTTATCGGCGATGCAATCCTGATTTTCTGCGCCTATATTGGCGTGGCTTCGCTGATCCGTACCACGCCGTTCCTGTTTACCCTGGTACGTTTTCTCGGCGCGATTTACCTGCTGTTCCTCGGTGCGAAAATTCTCTACGCCACCTTTATCCAGAAAAACGCGGCGCAGCAACAACAGATTGAAGGCGGCCACAGTATTCTGCGCAAATCGCTGACGCTCAGCCTGACCAACCCGAAAGCGATCCTGTTCTACGTGTCGTTCTTCGTGCAGTTTATCGACTTCAACTATGCGCACACCGGCCTGTCGTTCACCATTCTGGCGCTGATCCTCGAATCGGTCAGTTTTATCTACATGACCACGCTGATCTTCTCCGGCGCGATGCTGGCGCACTTCTTTAACCATAAGAAGGGCCTGGCAAAACTGGGCAATGGCCTGATCGGCCTGCTGTTCCTCGGCTTCGCCACTCGTTTGGCTACCCTCAGTTCCTAG
- the tehB gene encoding SAM-dependent methyltransferase TehB: MNELLCYKTLPVWNSATLPESFQQKHNTQSGTWAKLTLLSGTLTFALMTEEGETTETWQFSPESQPPFIEPQQWHRIVSFSDDMTCQLAFYCSPEDYYHKKHQLTRTHSEVIEAVQRIKPGKALDLGCGGGRNSLYLNLKGFDVTAWDKHGPSIDNLNSLIESEGLSHIRASVQDLNTHTFSGDYDFILSTVVFMFLSRERIPELVKNMQESTLNGGYNLIVAAMDTPDYPCSLPFPFTFKPGELKEYYADWEILKYNEDVGQLHKTDAAGNRISLRFATLLARKP, translated from the coding sequence ATGAATGAGCTGCTTTGTTATAAAACCCTGCCGGTATGGAACAGCGCAACGCTGCCGGAGAGTTTCCAGCAAAAGCACAACACCCAAAGCGGTACCTGGGCCAAACTCACGCTGCTGAGCGGCACCCTGACCTTTGCGTTGATGACCGAAGAGGGCGAGACCACCGAAACCTGGCAGTTCAGCCCTGAGAGCCAGCCGCCGTTTATCGAGCCTCAGCAATGGCACCGCATCGTTTCATTTTCCGATGATATGACCTGCCAACTGGCTTTTTACTGCTCACCGGAAGATTACTACCACAAAAAGCACCAGCTGACGCGCACCCATTCCGAGGTGATCGAAGCCGTACAGCGCATAAAACCCGGCAAAGCGCTGGATCTGGGCTGCGGTGGCGGACGCAACTCGCTCTATCTCAACCTGAAGGGCTTTGACGTCACCGCCTGGGACAAACATGGCCCGTCGATCGACAACCTCAATAGCCTGATCGAGAGCGAAGGGTTGTCGCACATTCGCGCCAGCGTGCAAGATCTCAATACTCACACCTTCAGCGGCGATTACGACTTTATTCTTTCCACCGTAGTGTTTATGTTCCTCAGCCGCGAACGGATCCCGGAGCTGGTGAAAAACATGCAGGAAAGCACCCTGAACGGCGGTTACAACCTGATTGTCGCCGCGATGGATACGCCGGACTACCCTTGCAGCCTGCCCTTCCCCTTCACCTTTAAACCGGGCGAGCTGAAGGAATATTACGCCGACTGGGAAATCCTGAAGTACAACGAGGATGTCGGCCAACTGCACAAAACCGACGCCGCCGGCAACCGTATTTCACTGCGTTTCGCCACGCTGCTGGCGCGTAAGCCCTAA
- a CDS encoding GNAT family N-acetyltransferase — protein sequence MIELRDMSPQEFERYRAHGIEEYARDLERALQLSRESARVEAVATYNASLPQGLATPNHRLVCARLAGSEENIGIVWYTLKQRTYGKQLFVYDFEVDTAWRCKGYGEKILCAVLEAGRIAGAEYAELAVFNDNPTAVRLYTRLGFKAVNTRMHRKL from the coding sequence ATGATTGAACTCAGAGATATGAGCCCGCAAGAATTCGAGCGTTACCGCGCACATGGAATCGAAGAATATGCCCGGGATCTGGAGCGCGCTCTGCAACTTAGCCGGGAATCGGCGCGGGTGGAAGCCGTGGCCACCTACAACGCCTCACTGCCCCAAGGGTTGGCGACACCAAACCACCGGCTAGTTTGCGCCCGACTGGCGGGTTCAGAAGAAAATATCGGCATCGTCTGGTACACCCTCAAACAACGCACCTACGGCAAGCAGCTGTTTGTCTATGATTTCGAGGTGGATACGGCCTGGCGATGCAAGGGCTACGGCGAGAAAATACTTTGCGCAGTACTGGAAGCCGGACGGATTGCCGGTGCGGAATATGCCGAGTTGGCGGTGTTTAACGACAACCCGACGGCGGTCAGGCTGTATACCCGGCTCGGCTTCAAGGCCGTCAATACCCGAATGCATCGAAAACTCTAA
- a CDS encoding DUF1615 domain-containing protein, translating into MPIRRFINPMTLRPLSLAALLVLAGCTTKTTTTSPVQRPADVKAQLVRLMPANTADRQGWATDITAAFAAQGIEPSDQNLCSVLAVTEQESTFQANPPVPGLPKIAWKEIDRRADQLHIPNFLVHTALLIKSSNGKSYSERLDKVRTEKDLSDIFDDMIDSVPMGQKLFGSLNPVHTAGPMQVSIAFAEAHAKGYPYPIDGSIRREVFSRRGGMYFGIAHLLGYPANYSQPIYRFADFNAGWYASRNAAFQSAVSRTTGIPLALDGDLINYGTDKPGTTELAVRTLGKRLNMSDSSIRRALEKGDLPEFADTDLYERVYALAEKTTGKKLPREMLPGIQLESPKITRKLTTAWFAKRVDERRQRCMTRASAG; encoded by the coding sequence ATGCCAATTCGCCGTTTTATCAACCCGATGACCTTGCGTCCGTTGAGCCTGGCCGCGCTGCTGGTGCTGGCCGGTTGTACCACGAAAACTACCACCACTTCACCGGTGCAACGCCCGGCTGACGTGAAGGCTCAACTGGTGCGCTTGATGCCGGCTAACACCGCCGATCGCCAGGGGTGGGCCACCGATATCACCGCCGCTTTTGCCGCACAGGGTATCGAGCCCAGCGACCAAAATCTGTGTTCAGTACTGGCGGTCACCGAGCAGGAGTCGACCTTCCAGGCCAATCCGCCAGTGCCGGGGCTGCCCAAAATCGCCTGGAAAGAGATCGACCGCCGCGCTGACCAACTGCATATTCCCAATTTTCTGGTGCATACCGCTTTGTTGATCAAGTCATCGAACGGCAAGAGCTACAGCGAGCGTTTGGATAAGGTGCGCACCGAGAAAGACCTGAGCGATATCTTTGACGATATGATTGATTCGGTGCCGATGGGGCAAAAGCTGTTTGGCAGCCTGAACCCGGTGCATACCGCCGGGCCGATGCAGGTGAGCATCGCCTTTGCCGAAGCGCATGCCAAAGGTTATCCGTATCCGATTGACGGTTCGATTCGCCGTGAAGTGTTCAGTCGCCGCGGCGGCATGTATTTCGGTATTGCGCACCTGTTGGGGTACCCGGCCAACTACAGCCAGCCGATCTACCGCTTCGCCGACTTCAATGCCGGTTGGTACGCCAGCCGTAATGCCGCATTCCAAAGTGCGGTCAGCCGCACGACGGGCATTCCGCTGGCACTGGATGGCGACTTGATTAACTACGGCACCGACAAACCCGGCACCACCGAACTGGCGGTGCGCACCCTCGGCAAACGGCTCAATATGAGCGACTCGTCAATTCGTCGGGCGCTGGAGAAGGGGGACCTGCCCGAATTTGCCGACACCGACCTGTATGAGCGGGTGTATGCGCTGGCAGAGAAAACCACCGGCAAGAAACTGCCGCGGGAAATGCTGCCAGGCATTCAGTTGGAAAGCCCGAAAATCACCCGTAAGCTGACCACCGCCTGGTTTGCCAAACGGGTGGATGAGCGGCGCCAACGCTGCATGACGCGCGCTTCGGCGGGTTAA
- a CDS encoding glutathione S-transferase has protein sequence MQLIGMLDSPYVRRVAICLKLLEIEFEHRAISVFSGFDRFKAINPVVKAPTLVLADGQILMDSSLILEYAAGISPSGRALLPNQDAAKLNALQLNGLALAACEKTVQIVYEQQLRPQEKQYQPWLDRVQGQLLAAYAELEKQLLQSAASPFIGSAEVSVAVAWSFTQLMLPGQISDEQHPTLAAFSAQAEQHPAFISTPQV, from the coding sequence ATGCAATTGATAGGCATGCTGGATTCACCCTATGTGCGCAGGGTCGCTATTTGTTTGAAATTGTTGGAGATAGAGTTTGAGCACCGGGCAATTTCAGTGTTCAGCGGTTTCGACCGGTTTAAAGCCATTAATCCGGTGGTAAAGGCCCCAACGCTGGTGCTGGCCGACGGCCAGATCTTGATGGATTCTTCGCTTATTCTGGAATACGCCGCAGGTATCTCCCCCTCTGGCAGAGCTTTACTGCCAAACCAGGATGCGGCGAAGCTGAACGCCCTGCAGTTGAACGGGCTGGCATTGGCAGCCTGCGAAAAAACGGTGCAAATCGTTTATGAACAACAGTTGCGTCCGCAAGAAAAGCAGTACCAGCCCTGGCTGGATCGCGTTCAGGGCCAACTGCTGGCGGCCTACGCCGAGCTGGAAAAACAGTTGCTGCAGTCCGCCGCGTCACCCTTTATCGGCAGCGCAGAGGTCAGCGTGGCGGTGGCCTGGAGCTTCACCCAACTGATGCTGCCCGGGCAGATTAGCGACGAGCAACATCCGACTTTGGCGGCATTTTCCGCTCAGGCCGAACAACACCCGGCGTTTATCAGCACTCCGCAGGTTTAA
- a CDS encoding alpha/beta fold hydrolase produces the protein MSGLTSQVNQQVIIQGYRIATGVQGTGVPLVLVHGTPAHSIIWRNLLPRLTAAGFQVYYYDLLGYGASERPLSAETSIVAQADLLIALLNHWQLDSAHVFGHDIGGALSLRAAFENANRFRSLTIADICSYDSWPSPTWRSIRDNYRQYAVMDPLQHQQTLTRQLQMAVFNKSLMTGELLQSYLAPIVGVLGQPAFYQQQIAHYDARYTDDFAQRLPKLRLPVQILWGENDEWQPVSYAYRLQADIPGARLQVIPQAGHFLMEDAPEAVSQRLETFIHSL, from the coding sequence ATGAGCGGCTTAACTTCTCAGGTTAATCAGCAGGTCATTATTCAAGGGTATCGGATTGCCACTGGCGTACAGGGGACCGGTGTGCCACTGGTGTTGGTTCACGGAACCCCCGCCCATTCGATCATCTGGCGAAATTTGCTGCCCCGCCTGACGGCGGCCGGCTTCCAGGTTTATTACTATGACCTGCTGGGCTACGGCGCATCGGAACGCCCATTGTCCGCAGAGACCTCGATTGTCGCGCAGGCGGATTTACTGATCGCCCTGCTGAACCACTGGCAACTGGACTCCGCCCACGTATTTGGCCACGATATTGGTGGCGCGTTATCCCTGCGCGCGGCTTTCGAGAACGCCAATCGCTTTCGCTCGCTGACCATTGCGGATATTTGCAGCTACGACTCCTGGCCTTCACCCACCTGGCGCAGCATCCGCGATAATTATCGTCAGTACGCCGTCATGGACCCCTTACAACATCAACAAACCCTGACGCGCCAGTTGCAAATGGCCGTGTTCAACAAATCGCTGATGACGGGAGAGCTGTTGCAAAGCTATCTGGCCCCGATCGTCGGCGTGCTCGGCCAACCGGCCTTTTATCAGCAACAGATCGCCCATTATGATGCCCGCTATACTGATGATTTCGCGCAGCGTCTGCCAAAACTGCGCCTGCCGGTGCAAATTCTGTGGGGAGAAAACGATGAATGGCAGCCGGTCAGTTACGCCTACCGTTTACAAGCTGACATTCCCGGCGCCAGGCTGCAGGTGATCCCGCAGGCGGGGCATTTTCTTATGGAAGATGCACCGGAAGCCGTATCCCAACGGCTGGAGACGTTTATTCATTCACTTTAA
- a CDS encoding LysR family transcriptional regulator produces MNQRLSIDALRALQSVLDTGSMTRAAKQLNLSQSAVSWKIKRLEEQLGRTLIDRQGAALIATVDGEALLMHGRQILQAHDRALAHFSPSLLQGTVRFGATEQMSLSRLATLLATFTHQHPQVDVQLVIDQSQVLRNALAQGELDLVLHQQFCDALSSEDVVLATEHIHWCVPPGWRFQPGDCVKLVSYGPDCFYRRLAEERLSAAGIAHKVSVECPSISGMLAAISAGMGIGLLNQQSVDRRVRIETVFERKLPLPKVAHALRLGHRRQHPLLQSLQRQVVQGLEGSAEL; encoded by the coding sequence ATGAACCAGCGTTTATCCATCGATGCATTGCGGGCGCTGCAGAGCGTACTCGACACCGGCAGCATGACGCGTGCGGCGAAACAGCTGAATCTCAGTCAGTCGGCAGTGAGTTGGAAAATCAAACGGTTGGAGGAGCAGCTGGGCCGCACTCTGATCGATCGCCAGGGAGCCGCTTTGATCGCCACCGTGGACGGCGAGGCGCTGTTGATGCATGGACGACAGATCTTGCAGGCACACGATCGGGCATTGGCGCATTTTTCCCCCTCGTTATTGCAGGGGACAGTACGTTTTGGCGCCACAGAGCAGATGTCGCTGTCCCGGTTGGCCACCTTGCTGGCGACCTTTACCCATCAACATCCGCAGGTTGATGTGCAGTTGGTCATCGATCAAAGCCAGGTGTTGCGTAACGCTTTGGCTCAGGGAGAGTTGGACCTGGTACTGCATCAGCAGTTTTGCGATGCGCTAAGCTCGGAAGATGTGGTGCTGGCAACGGAACACATTCACTGGTGTGTACCGCCAGGGTGGCGTTTTCAGCCTGGTGACTGTGTGAAATTGGTCAGTTACGGGCCAGACTGCTTTTATCGCCGGCTGGCTGAAGAGCGCCTGAGTGCCGCGGGCATTGCCCACAAGGTCTCGGTGGAGTGTCCTTCGATATCCGGTATGTTGGCAGCGATTTCTGCCGGTATGGGGATTGGCCTGCTCAATCAGCAATCTGTCGATCGGCGGGTGCGGATCGAGACGGTATTTGAGCGTAAGTTACCCTTGCCGAAGGTGGCACATGCGTTGCGTTTGGGCCACCGGCGGCAACACCCGCTGCTGCAAAGTTTGCAGCGGCAGGTTGTGCAAGGTCTGGAAGGATCCGCCGAGCTATGA
- a CDS encoding alpha-keto acid decarboxylase family protein — protein MKITIGAFILQQLRTLNIDRIYGVPGDYNLALLELIEHDGNIEFIGNCNELNASYAADGYARLKGAGALITTYGVGDLAALSGIAGAYAESAPVICLAGTPPLHAMKNHELLHHTLADGNFDNVMNCFKQFTVAQALITPENAAVEIPRVISRAWTEKKPVYLQLPSDICDVEIEITQPIAAPQLPPSDPYNVQLAAMALLARIKQAKKPIILVDQMVKRFQLQQLVIEVAHKFAIPLTNMPTAKCIIPETTPGWLGGYSGNLSRPELYEHMAHADCVLSFGVRLVDSTTGYFSHRIPSDAQIDIQPFSVKLGTTSYPAVATADLLQTLLALGEKVTDHQPAPLPEARHRLATPSDAPVDQAYLWQRIQRFIRADDVIVVENGTSGAAIGGMRMPDGVQVVNQPIWGSIGYTLPALLGTMMAAPDRRHLLFIGDGSFQLTAQEVSTLLRYDQKPIIFLINNDGYTIERYILGENSSYNDIGPWDYAKLPAVLNTQAKPFSVAVETTHQLELALEHASRQDRLAFIEVKVPMMDTPPVMKEFCNRCNNFNFGLTNPRRA, from the coding sequence ATGAAAATCACTATCGGGGCATTCATCCTGCAACAGCTCCGCACCCTGAACATCGATCGTATTTATGGCGTACCCGGCGACTATAATCTGGCGCTGCTGGAATTGATCGAACACGACGGCAATATTGAATTTATCGGCAACTGCAACGAGCTGAATGCCTCCTACGCGGCCGACGGCTATGCGCGGTTAAAAGGGGCTGGGGCGCTGATCACCACCTACGGCGTCGGCGACCTGGCTGCGCTGTCCGGCATTGCCGGGGCTTATGCCGAATCCGCACCGGTGATCTGTCTGGCCGGTACTCCGCCACTGCACGCGATGAAAAACCATGAGCTGCTGCACCATACGCTGGCGGACGGCAACTTTGATAACGTCATGAATTGTTTTAAACAATTCACCGTCGCCCAAGCGTTGATCACGCCAGAAAATGCGGCGGTGGAGATCCCTCGCGTTATTTCCCGCGCCTGGACGGAAAAGAAACCGGTTTATTTACAGTTGCCTTCTGATATTTGCGATGTGGAAATTGAAATCACTCAGCCAATCGCCGCGCCGCAATTGCCACCCAGCGACCCATATAATGTCCAACTGGCGGCCATGGCATTACTGGCGCGAATAAAACAGGCGAAGAAACCGATTATTCTGGTCGACCAAATGGTGAAACGCTTTCAACTGCAGCAGTTGGTGATTGAGGTCGCACATAAATTTGCCATTCCCCTCACCAATATGCCGACGGCCAAATGCATCATTCCGGAAACCACACCGGGCTGGTTGGGCGGTTACAGCGGCAACCTTTCGCGCCCCGAACTCTATGAACACATGGCGCACGCCGACTGCGTGCTGAGCTTCGGCGTTCGTCTGGTGGACTCCACAACCGGCTATTTTTCGCACCGGATCCCGTCTGACGCGCAAATTGATATTCAGCCGTTCTCCGTGAAGCTGGGCACCACCTCTTACCCGGCAGTGGCGACCGCCGACCTGTTACAGACGCTGCTGGCACTGGGTGAAAAGGTAACAGACCACCAGCCGGCGCCCCTACCTGAAGCGCGGCATCGGTTGGCAACGCCCAGCGATGCCCCTGTCGATCAGGCTTATTTATGGCAACGCATCCAACGCTTTATTCGCGCCGATGACGTAATAGTGGTGGAGAATGGCACCTCGGGCGCGGCGATTGGCGGCATGCGCATGCCGGACGGTGTTCAGGTGGTCAATCAACCGATCTGGGGCTCGATTGGCTATACCCTGCCGGCACTGCTGGGGACCATGATGGCCGCACCGGATCGCCGGCACCTGCTGTTTATCGGCGACGGTTCTTTCCAACTGACCGCTCAGGAAGTTTCCACCCTGCTGCGCTACGATCAGAAGCCGATTATCTTCTTGATTAACAATGATGGTTACACCATCGAACGTTATATTCTTGGGGAGAACTCGTCGTATAACGATATCGGCCCCTGGGACTACGCCAAACTGCCGGCAGTGCTCAATACCCAGGCGAAGCCGTTCAGCGTGGCGGTAGAAACTACCCACCAGTTGGAATTGGCGCTGGAGCACGCCTCGCGTCAGGATCGGCTGGCCTTTATCGAAGTTAAGGTGCCGATGATGGACACCCCACCGGTGATGAAGGAATTCTGCAACCGCTGCAATAATTTTAACTTCGGCTTGACCAATCCGCGTCGCGCTTAA
- the pagP gene encoding lipid IV(A) palmitoyltransferase PagP gives MMFFKRTILACSVALLFPALPSYAEVGAGNGSATQAEKPGLWQRFTDNVAETWNNSPNKDIYLPAITWHNRWTYDDEHIDKYNERPWGAGYGISRYDSDGDWHGIYLMAFKDSFNKWEPIGGYAYEKIWRPLDDKDFRLGLGFTASVTARDNWNYIPIPAPLPLASIGYKRLTFQATYIPGTYNNGNVFFAWLRWQF, from the coding sequence ATGATGTTTTTTAAGCGGACAATTTTAGCTTGCTCAGTGGCGCTGCTATTTCCTGCACTACCTTCTTACGCTGAGGTTGGTGCAGGAAATGGCAGCGCGACGCAGGCTGAAAAACCGGGGTTGTGGCAGCGTTTCACCGATAACGTGGCGGAAACCTGGAATAACTCGCCGAATAAAGACATCTATCTGCCGGCCATTACCTGGCATAACCGCTGGACTTACGACGACGAGCATATCGATAAGTACAACGAGCGTCCCTGGGGCGCCGGTTATGGCATTTCGCGCTACGACAGCGACGGTGACTGGCACGGCATTTATCTGATGGCATTCAAGGATTCGTTCAATAAGTGGGAACCGATTGGCGGTTACGCTTATGAGAAGATCTGGCGTCCTCTGGACGACAAGGACTTCCGTCTGGGTCTGGGCTTCACCGCCAGTGTCACCGCGCGCGATAACTGGAATTACATTCCTATCCCGGCCCCGCTGCCTTTGGCTTCTATCGGTTATAAGCGCCTGACCTTCCAGGCCACTTATATTCCCGGCACCTATAATAACGGCAACGTGTTCTTTGCCTGGCTGCGCTGGCAGTTCTGA
- a CDS encoding DUF2501 domain-containing protein — MNTKHRLLLALTLTSAMTCGAAQAAGLMDSLSSAAGELSKSGGSTSGTSLSSLTGLLNGGDKALSSSSMTNAAGILQYCVKNNVLSANGTEAVKDQLLSKLGITSTENAKSQDYQQGLGGLLKTGEGKSLDLNSLGTSQITEKVKQKACDLVLKQGASFIS; from the coding sequence ATGAACACCAAGCATCGTTTACTGCTGGCGCTGACATTGACCTCCGCCATGACCTGCGGCGCGGCTCAGGCTGCCGGACTGATGGATTCCCTCAGCAGCGCGGCCGGTGAACTGAGTAAATCGGGTGGCAGCACCAGTGGCACTTCACTGTCCTCCCTGACCGGTTTACTGAACGGTGGCGACAAGGCGCTGAGCTCCAGCAGCATGACCAACGCGGCCGGCATCCTGCAGTACTGCGTGAAAAATAACGTCCTGTCGGCCAACGGCACCGAAGCGGTGAAAGACCAGTTGCTGAGCAAACTTGGCATCACCAGCACAGAGAACGCCAAAAGCCAGGACTACCAGCAAGGGCTGGGTGGCCTGCTGAAAACCGGCGAAGGCAAGAGTCTGGATCTGAACAGCCTGGGCACTTCGCAAATCACTGAAAAAGTGAAGCAAAAAGCCTGTGATTTGGTCCTGAAACAGGGCGCATCCTTTATTTCCTGA
- a CDS encoding DUF333 domain-containing protein, with amino-acid sequence MKKILMVSLLAGMAILQGCTIKSNDAPPPPQVKPIGMANPADVYCTKIGGKLNAKQNADGQYSTCTLPNGQEIESWELFRRDHPVKK; translated from the coding sequence ATGAAAAAAATTCTGATGGTCTCCCTGTTGGCAGGGATGGCGATATTGCAGGGCTGCACCATAAAATCTAACGATGCACCACCGCCACCGCAGGTAAAACCAATCGGCATGGCGAACCCGGCGGACGTTTATTGCACCAAGATCGGCGGCAAGCTGAACGCCAAGCAAAATGCTGACGGCCAGTACTCCACCTGTACCTTGCCGAACGGCCAGGAAATCGAAAGCTGGGAATTGTTCCGCCGCGATCATCCGGTGAAGAAATAA